One window from the genome of Halobellus ruber encodes:
- a CDS encoding DNA-binding protein yields MTETPRETDDGAAAYVCGDCGRAFHSEDLRVLHRGVRHPDALDAAEQDAYREVYRDEERAIRSFRIRALGVLVVLYFGLLFLYVIYAS; encoded by the coding sequence ATGACCGAGACCCCACGCGAAACTGACGACGGAGCCGCCGCGTACGTCTGCGGCGACTGCGGCCGCGCGTTCCATTCCGAGGACCTCCGGGTCCTCCACCGCGGCGTCAGACACCCGGACGCGCTCGACGCCGCAGAACAGGACGCCTACCGCGAGGTCTACCGGGACGAAGAGCGGGCGATCCGGTCGTTCCGCATCCGCGCGCTCGGCGTCCTCGTGGTCCTGTACTTCGGGTTGCTGTTTCTCTACGTGATCTATGCGTCGTGA